A section of the Streptomyces sp. NBC_00178 genome encodes:
- a CDS encoding class I SAM-dependent methyltransferase has protein sequence MEKSGSGHGYLLDNAQSEAGVRFGALAELFDPVTFRHVDRLGIGPGARCWEVGAGGPSVPLELARRVGPGGSVTATDIDVSWIRDIADGTIEVLAHDVAADPPPGRFDLIHARLVLVHVADRAEAVRRMVGALRPGGHLLLEDADPSLQPLLCPDESGPEQRLANRLRSGFRTLMAARGADLAYGRTLPRVLREAGLEDVQADAYFPITSPACAVLEDATVRQIRDRLVGEGIATDEEVERHLANVATGLLDLATAPMISAWGRRP, from the coding sequence ATGGAGAAGAGCGGCAGCGGTCACGGCTATCTGCTGGACAACGCGCAGTCGGAGGCGGGGGTCCGCTTCGGAGCCCTCGCCGAGCTGTTCGATCCGGTCACCTTCCGGCATGTCGACCGGCTCGGCATCGGTCCCGGTGCGCGCTGCTGGGAAGTCGGTGCGGGAGGGCCCTCCGTCCCGCTGGAGCTGGCACGGAGAGTGGGCCCCGGAGGCTCGGTGACCGCCACCGACATCGACGTGTCGTGGATCCGGGACATCGCCGACGGCACGATCGAGGTCCTGGCCCACGACGTGGCGGCGGACCCGCCTCCCGGCCGGTTCGACCTGATCCACGCCCGCCTGGTCCTGGTGCACGTCGCCGACCGCGCCGAAGCGGTGCGCAGGATGGTTGGTGCGCTGCGGCCGGGCGGTCACCTTCTCCTGGAGGACGCGGACCCTTCGCTGCAGCCGCTCCTGTGCCCCGACGAGTCCGGGCCCGAGCAACGGCTCGCCAACCGGCTGCGGTCCGGCTTCCGTACCCTCATGGCCGCGCGCGGCGCGGACCTCGCGTACGGGCGGACTCTGCCCCGGGTACTGCGTGAGGCGGGCCTGGAGGATGTGCAGGCCGACGCGTACTTTCCGATCACCTCGCCGGCCTGCGCGGTGCTGGAGGACGCGACGGTGCGCCAGATCCGTGACCGACTGGTGGGGGAGGGCATCGCCACCGACGAGGAGGTCGAACGCCACCTGGCGAACGTCGCCACCGGCCTGCTCGATCTGGCCACGGCTCCGATGATCTCGGCGTGGGGCCGGCGCCCGTGA
- a CDS encoding polyprenyl synthetase family protein, whose amino-acid sequence MTDTAALTAQIRSRLAGYQRRFPDLFEAYFQRLGNTLEAPSFSRFTPEAVDLLRDLSLRGGKRMRVALLYEAARLVTDQPLEGLDEAALSIELLQTHALVHDDIIDDSPTRRGGPSTYYAYRDRFPGHPQAALGLALLAGDLALTSALQVLLDSPAPLAVRQAMVEVQTRAASATFVGQIVDMERDFTDSPGKDILDQVADFKSARYSALAPMQLGLLAAGVQPAAFEKELRRYAMLAGICGQMRDDYLDLFGDATTMGKPTGTDIRDGRRNYTVHAILEVADRAERALLDSCLGDPACDEDAIEAVRAIARRHGVEETMRAEMRRCAEREAAEAAGWRSHWREEAVAFFEYLPMWSVERVL is encoded by the coding sequence ATGACCGACACCGCCGCCCTGACCGCGCAGATCCGGTCCCGCCTGGCCGGATACCAACGCCGGTTCCCGGACCTCTTCGAGGCGTACTTCCAGCGACTGGGCAACACGCTGGAGGCGCCGTCGTTCAGTCGTTTCACGCCCGAGGCCGTGGATCTCCTCAGAGACCTGTCGCTGCGTGGCGGCAAGCGGATGCGGGTCGCCCTGCTCTACGAAGCGGCACGCCTGGTCACGGACCAGCCCCTCGAAGGGCTCGACGAAGCAGCACTCAGCATCGAACTGTTGCAGACGCACGCACTCGTGCACGACGACATCATCGACGACAGTCCCACGCGCCGGGGCGGTCCCTCGACCTACTACGCCTACCGGGACAGGTTTCCCGGCCACCCCCAGGCCGCGCTCGGGCTCGCCCTGCTCGCCGGTGACCTCGCACTGACCTCGGCGCTCCAGGTGCTGCTGGACTCCCCAGCACCGCTCGCCGTACGTCAGGCGATGGTCGAGGTGCAGACGAGGGCGGCCTCCGCGACCTTCGTCGGTCAGATCGTCGACATGGAGCGCGACTTCACCGACTCCCCGGGCAAGGACATCCTGGACCAGGTCGCGGACTTCAAGAGCGCGCGCTATTCGGCCCTCGCGCCCATGCAACTGGGTCTGCTGGCGGCCGGTGTCCAGCCGGCGGCCTTCGAGAAGGAACTTCGTCGTTACGCCATGCTCGCGGGCATCTGCGGTCAGATGCGTGACGACTACCTGGACCTGTTCGGCGACGCGACGACCATGGGCAAGCCGACGGGGACGGACATCCGGGACGGGCGCCGCAACTACACCGTGCACGCCATTCTCGAAGTGGCCGACAGGGCGGAGAGGGCGCTGCTGGACTCCTGCCTCGGCGACCCCGCGTGCGACGAGGACGCCATCGAGGCGGTCCGCGCCATCGCACGGCGCCACGGAGTCGAGGAGACCATGCGGGCAGAGATGCGCCGCTGTGCGGAGCGCGAGGCGGCCGAGGCGGCCGGCTGGCGCTCCCACTGGCGCGAGGAGGCAGTCGCGTTCTTCGAATACCTGCCGATGTGGAGCGTCGAGCGGGTGCTGTGA
- a CDS encoding DUF4139 domain-containing protein, with protein MTTETAQRWGSALDSVVVYEQGALCRRLARGSVGPFGTVRVVGLPRSMDPDSLRVRVLGPAGVRVREARVEIEAESPDPTAQDGLRDEVERLSEACAAARGRRDRTLGLIVEIGALRPVPPPRRRDEPHRRTPVDAWLELGSFVDDRLRDLHDTLGELEEAVRQAAHALDIALDRLARASTDSGADAPSAHLRTTVSAVVTVDVADTCDARTEVELEVEYGVPGAVWVPAYRLAHRQGEPTGRMTLRASIAQRTGEDWTGVSVGLATADLRRDNGLPELRSIRIGRRQPSPAPSGWREPPPGLGDLFAGYDVAGPRPATSAVPASAKAGAAPLPPPVPQAYGGPPPAAPGGPVAGGPVAAAPELFAGGAPAPVQPGRARSAGRPVTSAAPVAPQAPAGIVPPGPPAPGGPVPSAPRIPESGPPQPRAADLDYAALVLAGPEEQGARRGRLFTGSPSDPVAAEYRRRAGSVAGLPLPGHAVRPRESAGSFDHRFDTASRVDIPSDGTWHTVTIGEIPLGLETEYLCVPSVEQAVYATLVVSNSTGQALLAGPVEVTLDDEFLLTTALPTLAPGGVRRVGLGRAEGIEVTRRTSVHESTSGLRNNVTVLDHQVRLELANRLTRPVVLEVRERVPVSSEADVRIEERAGWTTPEEGPGPDRHAPGTRIRRVDLPAGGTAALDGGYEIRIPAGKAIVGGNRRS; from the coding sequence ATGACGACCGAGACGGCTCAGAGGTGGGGTTCGGCCCTCGACTCCGTGGTGGTGTACGAGCAGGGGGCCCTGTGCCGCCGCCTCGCCCGGGGCAGCGTAGGGCCGTTCGGGACCGTGCGCGTGGTGGGGCTGCCCCGCTCCATGGACCCGGATTCCCTCCGGGTGCGGGTCCTGGGACCTGCCGGTGTCCGGGTGCGTGAGGCGCGGGTGGAGATCGAGGCCGAGTCGCCCGACCCCACCGCCCAGGACGGGTTGCGCGACGAGGTCGAGCGCCTGAGTGAGGCGTGCGCGGCGGCCCGGGGACGACGGGACCGCACGCTCGGTCTCATCGTGGAGATCGGGGCGCTGCGCCCGGTTCCGCCTCCCCGCAGGCGTGACGAGCCGCACCGGCGCACCCCGGTGGACGCCTGGCTGGAGCTCGGCTCCTTCGTGGACGACCGCCTGCGGGACCTGCACGACACGCTCGGGGAGCTGGAGGAGGCCGTGCGGCAGGCCGCGCACGCCCTCGACATCGCTCTCGACCGGCTGGCCCGTGCCTCCACGGACTCCGGAGCCGACGCCCCGTCAGCACATCTGCGCACGACCGTGTCGGCTGTCGTGACGGTCGACGTCGCGGACACCTGCGACGCGCGGACGGAGGTGGAACTCGAGGTGGAGTACGGAGTGCCGGGCGCGGTCTGGGTGCCCGCCTACCGGCTCGCGCACCGGCAGGGCGAACCCACCGGCCGTATGACCCTGCGCGCCTCGATCGCCCAGCGCACCGGCGAGGACTGGACCGGCGTGTCCGTGGGTCTGGCGACCGCTGATCTGCGCCGGGACAACGGGCTGCCGGAACTGCGCTCGATCCGCATCGGCCGTCGTCAGCCCTCCCCCGCGCCCTCGGGCTGGCGCGAGCCGCCGCCCGGACTCGGCGACCTGTTCGCCGGATACGACGTGGCCGGCCCTCGCCCGGCCACGTCGGCGGTGCCGGCGTCCGCGAAGGCCGGGGCCGCTCCGCTGCCGCCGCCGGTCCCGCAGGCCTACGGCGGCCCTCCTCCCGCTGCTCCGGGAGGCCCGGTTGCGGGCGGCCCGGTGGCTGCGGCGCCGGAGCTCTTCGCGGGCGGGGCGCCTGCCCCCGTTCAGCCCGGCCGGGCGCGTTCGGCCGGCAGGCCGGTCACGTCAGCCGCTCCCGTGGCACCCCAGGCTCCGGCCGGGATCGTGCCGCCCGGACCCCCGGCTCCGGGCGGGCCGGTGCCTTCCGCGCCCCGGATTCCCGAGTCGGGCCCGCCGCAGCCGCGTGCTGCCGATCTGGACTACGCCGCCCTCGTCCTGGCGGGGCCCGAGGAGCAAGGCGCGCGCAGGGGGCGCCTGTTCACCGGATCCCCCTCCGATCCGGTGGCCGCGGAGTACCGCAGGCGCGCCGGATCGGTGGCCGGTCTGCCGTTGCCCGGCCACGCCGTGCGGCCGCGGGAGTCGGCAGGCTCCTTCGACCACCGTTTCGACACCGCGTCGCGCGTCGACATCCCGTCGGACGGGACCTGGCACACCGTCACCATCGGCGAGATCCCGCTCGGCCTGGAGACGGAGTACCTGTGCGTCCCGTCGGTCGAGCAGGCGGTGTACGCCACGCTCGTCGTCTCCAACTCCACCGGCCAGGCCCTGCTGGCCGGGCCGGTGGAAGTCACCCTCGACGACGAGTTCCTGCTGACCACCGCGCTCCCCACGCTGGCACCCGGCGGCGTACGCAGAGTCGGGCTCGGACGCGCCGAAGGCATCGAGGTGACCCGGCGCACCTCCGTGCACGAGTCCACCTCGGGACTGCGCAACAACGTCACCGTGCTGGATCACCAGGTCCGTCTGGAACTGGCGAACAGGCTCACCCGGCCGGTCGTCCTCGAGGTCCGCGAGCGGGTGCCCGTCAGTTCCGAGGCGGACGTGCGTATCGAGGAGCGGGCAGGCTGGACCACCCCCGAGGAAGGGCCCGGGCCGGATCGTCATGCCCCGGGCACCCGCATCCGGCGGGTCGACCTGCCCGCCGGGGGCACGGCAGCGCTCGACGGCGGCTACGAGATCAGAATCCCGGCCGGCAAGGCCATCGTCGGCGGAAACCGCAGGAGCTGA
- a CDS encoding FUSC family protein, whose amino-acid sequence MLRRVRGSWRTGGNGRVRAVRRRGGAIWDRFAASDPGLLRLTAGVRTVSAIALTLVALVMFDSDVTYMVAGAMTAMTATFAVKDTLVRDQAITLALGLPVALAATSLGAFLTSQVVLGDLLFVVLIFGAVYCRRFGERGTALGLVGFQIYFLSLFVGASAATLPTLCGTLALGFACSAVVRFAVVPETPRRVLTRLRDAFRTRLAQLVSMQIQMLDADPGQLEKVLDDMRRRTARLHEAALMIQGRLGEGTKDADKAALLQRRVAEAEIATERLGMLLLNARSAERADTLTLHLPNAPVPLTGDWRPAEDDATIALRRDLAALHLLVVRPASGDEGTAVAHIRNRLLGYREEERLPAASPALQDAFRGIGEAARSVLGLRLALDGPQDESDDSPATTRSREEFDAEDIALATSDEAGEDDRTGLRRPTTRAAFQVSVGSVLAIIGGELLSSQRWYWAVLTCWVVFLNTASTGEILVKGYRRLIGTVLGAVAGVALAGVVGGHTWLAFALVLVFIFAMFFTAPLSYAVMSFFVTAMLGLLYTLLNSYSFDVLVLRIEETAIGAACGVVAAVLVLPVHTDRRTDELLGTVLDRLGDVASAAVEQLSGGPASDLLGKARDLDTALDELRASTTPLTYPITPLRGRRQTVRYLVALLETCAYQARSLAATAELLPHSRTIAADPRLHRAGRRIAHNISVLAAHVGDEAAAGEVRSGASIASTLRDDGSGTPAAGTVTSRVLRHLQRLDEGVVGLARPLNVPVADRQPAAKSAIG is encoded by the coding sequence ATGCTGAGACGGGTACGAGGATCATGGCGGACCGGTGGAAACGGCAGGGTGAGGGCAGTGCGGCGGCGGGGCGGGGCCATCTGGGATCGGTTCGCGGCGTCGGATCCCGGGCTCCTACGGCTGACGGCCGGGGTCAGAACTGTCTCGGCGATCGCGCTCACGCTGGTGGCGCTCGTCATGTTCGACAGCGACGTCACGTACATGGTGGCCGGCGCGATGACGGCGATGACCGCCACCTTCGCGGTGAAGGACACGCTCGTACGCGACCAGGCGATCACCCTCGCACTGGGACTGCCGGTCGCCCTGGCGGCGACGTCGCTGGGGGCGTTCCTCACCTCGCAGGTCGTCCTGGGCGACCTGCTCTTCGTCGTCCTCATCTTCGGTGCCGTCTACTGCCGGAGATTCGGCGAACGCGGCACGGCACTGGGCCTCGTGGGCTTCCAGATCTACTTCCTCTCCCTGTTCGTGGGGGCGTCGGCAGCGACCCTGCCGACGCTCTGCGGGACCCTGGCCCTCGGGTTCGCGTGCAGCGCGGTGGTGAGGTTCGCCGTCGTCCCGGAGACGCCCCGCCGCGTGCTGACGCGTCTGCGCGACGCCTTCCGCACACGGCTCGCCCAGCTCGTGTCCATGCAGATACAGATGCTCGACGCCGATCCCGGTCAGCTGGAGAAGGTGCTCGACGACATGCGCCGTCGCACCGCGCGGCTGCACGAGGCGGCGCTGATGATTCAGGGTCGCCTGGGGGAGGGCACGAAGGACGCGGACAAGGCGGCACTGCTGCAACGACGTGTGGCGGAGGCCGAGATCGCGACGGAGCGGCTGGGCATGCTGCTGCTCAACGCCCGCAGTGCGGAGCGCGCGGACACCCTCACCCTCCATCTGCCGAACGCGCCCGTGCCGCTCACCGGGGACTGGCGGCCGGCGGAGGACGACGCGACCATCGCCCTGCGCCGCGACCTCGCCGCGCTTCACCTCCTGGTCGTCCGGCCCGCGTCGGGCGACGAGGGCACTGCGGTGGCCCACATACGCAACAGGCTGCTCGGTTACCGCGAGGAGGAGAGGCTTCCGGCCGCGTCCCCCGCCCTCCAGGACGCCTTCCGCGGCATCGGCGAGGCGGCGCGTTCCGTCCTGGGCCTGCGACTCGCGCTGGACGGGCCCCAGGACGAGTCGGACGACTCACCCGCGACCACCCGCTCCCGCGAGGAGTTCGACGCCGAGGACATCGCGCTCGCCACGTCGGACGAGGCCGGGGAGGACGACCGCACCGGGCTGCGGCGCCCCACCACCAGGGCGGCGTTCCAGGTGTCTGTGGGGTCCGTACTGGCGATCATCGGGGGCGAACTCCTCTCCAGCCAGCGTTGGTACTGGGCCGTGCTCACCTGCTGGGTGGTCTTCCTCAACACGGCATCCACCGGGGAGATCCTGGTCAAGGGGTACCGGAGACTCATCGGCACGGTGCTGGGCGCGGTGGCGGGTGTCGCCCTGGCGGGGGTGGTCGGGGGCCACACCTGGCTCGCGTTCGCGCTGGTGCTGGTCTTCATCTTCGCGATGTTCTTCACCGCTCCGCTGTCGTACGCGGTGATGTCCTTCTTCGTCACCGCGATGCTGGGGCTGCTGTACACCCTGCTGAACTCGTACAGCTTCGACGTGCTCGTCCTGCGTATCGAGGAGACGGCGATCGGTGCGGCCTGCGGCGTCGTCGCCGCCGTGCTCGTGCTGCCGGTGCACACCGACCGCCGTACGGACGAGTTGCTGGGGACGGTCCTGGACCGCCTGGGCGACGTCGCCTCCGCCGCGGTGGAGCAGCTGAGCGGCGGGCCCGCGTCCGATCTCCTCGGCAAGGCCCGTGACCTGGACACGGCCCTCGACGAACTCAGGGCTTCGACGACCCCTTTGACCTATCCGATCACTCCCCTGCGGGGCAGGCGGCAGACGGTCCGCTACCTGGTGGCGCTGCTGGAGACGTGCGCCTACCAGGCCCGCTCGCTGGCCGCGACGGCGGAGCTGCTGCCGCACAGCAGGACGATCGCAGCCGATCCCCGCCTGCACCGGGCCGGCCGTCGCATCGCCCACAACATCTCGGTACTGGCGGCGCACGTCGGGGACGAGGCGGCGGCAGGCGAGGTCCGGTCCGGCGCCAGCATCGCATCGACGCTGCGCGACGACGGCTCCGGCACCCCGGCGGCAGGCACGGTCACGTCCCGTGTGTTGCGGCACCTGCAGCGGCTCGACGAAGGCGTCGTGGGCCTCGCCCGCCCCCTGAACGTGCCCGTCGCCGATCGTCAGCCCGCCGCGAAGTCCGCGATCGGCTGA
- a CDS encoding mucoidy inhibitor MuiA family protein: MTTAPEPIALPVTAVTCLEDRAHVERSAELDLQAGVQRLRLGPVSALAVDRTLHAELTAEHPASVLDLRIVRTWTPREPVPSADDSALRLRIRALEGRQLALARRRERLETRIDLLDRLAADLLREIGEGAGHGETDPPRWAGELDRLDGERDTAGEQLRLVQKEMAEVSGHLDEVRSAVNASEGEPAELTAYIELTVESAAAGGVGLRLGHLTPCALWRPAYRAVLDGGSVTLETDAMVWQRTGEDWSDVRLTLSTARSALAGDPPRLAEDRLTLTDRSAADRRTVDVELREEETGNLRPAPVIGLPGVDDGGEARVLRAPAPVSVPGDGRAHRVPLSAFTTAARSEYACAPELSALVTRVVRFDNLAGHALLAGPVDLVRDSGYSGRGTLAFTAPGAFVELPFGSCDDHRVVRRAEESRDTTGITQRTVVTRTVRLHMSRFSAPDARGDRVVALRERIPVSEVSSVEVRLRTESCSPVPDEVDAEGIVRWDVPLPPDGHRTVTLVYEVSASAKVTGL; this comes from the coding sequence ATGACCACCGCCCCGGAACCCATCGCCCTTCCGGTCACCGCCGTCACCTGCCTGGAGGACCGCGCGCACGTCGAGCGCTCCGCCGAGCTCGATCTGCAGGCGGGCGTCCAGCGGCTGCGTCTGGGGCCCGTCAGCGCCTTGGCTGTCGACCGCACCCTGCACGCCGAACTGACGGCCGAGCACCCGGCCTCCGTGCTCGACCTGCGGATCGTACGCACGTGGACGCCGCGCGAGCCGGTGCCGTCCGCCGACGACTCCGCCCTGCGTCTTCGGATACGGGCGCTCGAAGGGCGGCAGCTCGCGCTCGCCCGGCGCCGAGAGCGCCTTGAGACCCGGATCGACCTGCTCGACCGCCTGGCCGCCGATCTGCTGCGGGAGATCGGCGAGGGTGCCGGCCACGGGGAGACCGACCCGCCCCGCTGGGCCGGTGAACTGGACCGCCTGGACGGCGAGCGCGACACGGCCGGCGAACAACTACGCCTGGTGCAGAAGGAGATGGCCGAGGTTTCCGGTCATCTGGACGAGGTGCGGAGCGCGGTGAACGCTTCGGAGGGGGAACCCGCCGAGCTGACGGCGTACATCGAGCTGACCGTGGAGTCGGCTGCCGCCGGAGGGGTCGGACTGCGGTTGGGCCATCTCACCCCCTGTGCTCTGTGGCGTCCCGCCTACCGTGCGGTGCTGGACGGCGGCTCCGTGACTCTGGAGACCGACGCGATGGTCTGGCAACGCACCGGCGAGGACTGGTCGGACGTGCGGCTGACCCTGTCGACCGCGCGTTCCGCGCTCGCCGGAGATCCGCCGCGTCTCGCCGAGGACCGGCTGACACTCACGGACCGTTCCGCCGCGGACCGCCGCACCGTGGACGTCGAACTGCGCGAGGAGGAGACGGGGAACCTGCGCCCCGCCCCGGTGATCGGGTTGCCCGGGGTGGACGACGGCGGCGAGGCCCGGGTGCTGCGGGCTCCCGCCCCGGTGTCCGTACCCGGTGACGGGCGGGCCCACCGGGTACCGCTCTCCGCCTTCACGACGGCCGCGCGCAGTGAGTACGCGTGTGCGCCGGAGCTCTCCGCTCTGGTCACGAGGGTGGTGCGGTTCGACAACCTGGCCGGCCACGCCCTGCTCGCCGGGCCGGTGGACCTGGTCAGGGACAGCGGTTACAGCGGCCGCGGCACACTGGCGTTCACCGCCCCTGGCGCTTTTGTCGAACTGCCCTTCGGGAGCTGCGACGACCACCGTGTGGTCCGGCGGGCGGAGGAGTCTCGCGACACCACGGGCATCACCCAGCGGACCGTGGTCACGCGCACGGTACGCCTGCACATGTCGCGGTTCAGTGCCCCGGACGCACGGGGAGACAGGGTCGTCGCCCTGCGGGAGAGGATTCCGGTGTCCGAGGTCTCCTCCGTGGAGGTGCGGCTGCGCACGGAGTCCTGCTCGCCCGTGCCCGACGAGGTGGACGCCGAGGGCATCGTCCGCTGGGACGTCCCACTGCCGCCGGACGGCCACCGCACGGTCACCCTGGTCTACGAGGTGTCGGCGAGCGCCAAGGTCACCGGCCTCTGA
- a CDS encoding UBP-type zinc finger domain-containing protein translates to MSDEHIPGINPQAAPSGEGCADCLHGDGPGWWFHLRRCAECGHIGCCDTSPSQHGTKHFQETGHAVVTSFEPGENWYYNFETQQVFDGPPLASPTSHPTGQPVPGPAGSVPSEWQQRLN, encoded by the coding sequence GTGTCTGACGAACACATTCCGGGCATCAATCCGCAGGCGGCCCCGAGCGGTGAGGGCTGCGCCGACTGTCTGCACGGGGACGGGCCCGGCTGGTGGTTCCATCTACGGCGCTGTGCGGAGTGCGGGCACATAGGCTGCTGCGACACCTCGCCCTCCCAGCACGGCACGAAGCACTTCCAGGAGACCGGCCATGCCGTGGTCACCAGCTTCGAACCGGGAGAGAACTGGTACTACAACTTCGAGACTCAGCAGGTCTTCGACGGGCCGCCCCTCGCCTCACCGACCTCGCACCCGACCGGGCAGCCGGTTCCGGGGCCCGCGGGGTCCGTACCGTCCGAGTGGCAGCAGCGGCTGAACTGA
- a CDS encoding TOPRIM nucleotidyl transferase/hydrolase domain-containing protein: MTDMVAFRSAVTAWAAGSDGAAARELAGTLCVRAVVLLEGPSDAAAVDALAGSRGRDLADEGVCVLPMGGAMSVGRFARLLGPPCLGLRLTGLCDEAERDFYTRGLERAGAASHGFFVCAADLEDELIRALGVARVVELVEEQGDLRALQTFQRQPAQQGRTSQQQLRRFLGTKKGRKIQYGRVLVEALEPERAPAPLDDLLTALRVRD, from the coding sequence GTGACCGACATGGTGGCGTTCAGAAGTGCTGTCACCGCATGGGCGGCCGGCAGTGACGGCGCAGCCGCGCGCGAGCTGGCCGGGACGCTCTGTGTCCGGGCGGTCGTCCTGCTCGAGGGGCCCAGCGACGCCGCCGCGGTCGACGCACTGGCGGGGAGCCGCGGCCGTGACCTCGCCGACGAGGGTGTCTGTGTGCTGCCCATGGGCGGCGCGATGAGCGTGGGGCGGTTCGCCCGCCTTCTGGGACCGCCCTGCCTGGGCCTTCGCCTCACGGGACTGTGCGACGAGGCGGAGCGCGACTTCTACACCCGTGGTCTGGAACGCGCGGGCGCCGCATCGCACGGTTTCTTCGTCTGCGCCGCGGATCTGGAGGATGAGCTGATCCGGGCCCTCGGAGTCGCGCGGGTGGTGGAACTCGTCGAGGAGCAGGGCGACTTGCGTGCCCTCCAGACCTTCCAGCGGCAGCCCGCACAACAGGGCCGCACCTCACAGCAGCAGTTGCGGCGATTCCTCGGCACGAAGAAGGGACGCAAGATCCAGTACGGTCGCGTCCTCGTCGAAGCCCTGGAACCCGAGCGTGCCCCCGCGCCCCTGGACGATCTGCTCACCGCTCTGCGCGTGCGCGACTGA
- a CDS encoding alpha/beta fold hydrolase, which produces MDILLIAGLWLDGSAWDDVVPELTTLGHHPVPLTLPGQGDGAASATLDDQLAAVLAAIDAVPGKPLVVGHSAASTLAWLAGDARPEKVAKIALIGGFPAADGRAYADHFAIEGGAMPFPGWGPFEGEDAADLDRQARDRFAASAVPVPEAVARGVVRLTDERRFDVPVVVVCPEFTPAQAEGWIAAGESPELARAAHVEYVDLDSGHWPMVTRPRELARVLAEAAHS; this is translated from the coding sequence GTGGACATCCTGCTCATCGCCGGCTTGTGGCTCGACGGATCCGCCTGGGACGACGTCGTGCCCGAACTCACCACGCTCGGCCACCATCCGGTGCCGCTCACCCTCCCGGGTCAGGGTGACGGCGCCGCCTCCGCGACGCTCGACGACCAACTGGCAGCAGTGCTTGCCGCGATCGACGCGGTGCCCGGAAAGCCTCTGGTGGTAGGGCACTCCGCAGCATCGACCCTGGCCTGGCTGGCCGGCGACGCGCGACCGGAGAAGGTGGCCAAGATCGCCTTGATCGGCGGGTTCCCCGCCGCCGACGGGCGAGCCTATGCCGACCACTTCGCGATCGAGGGCGGCGCCATGCCCTTCCCGGGGTGGGGTCCGTTCGAGGGCGAGGACGCCGCTGACCTGGACCGGCAGGCCCGGGACCGCTTCGCGGCCTCCGCCGTTCCCGTCCCCGAGGCGGTTGCCAGGGGAGTCGTGCGCCTGACCGACGAGCGCCGCTTCGACGTCCCCGTCGTGGTCGTCTGTCCCGAGTTCACCCCCGCCCAGGCCGAGGGGTGGATCGCCGCCGGCGAGAGTCCCGAGCTCGCCCGCGCTGCGCACGTCGAGTACGTGGACCTCGACTCGGGTCACTGGCCCATGGTCACCCGCCCTCGCGAACTCGCCCGTGTCCTCGCCGAGGCGGCCCACTCCTAG
- a CDS encoding DUF6924 domain-containing protein, producing the protein MRTLPEVTRRDEFDALVVRTDHSSEESWQAVAAALAEPWGDEHYEPRVHVIDDPAWGEASVDEVQRTLGADEDLCVVFLADRVTMRSEHHPLLAVTLLTREECVDDEDYERLTEFGAEFRTVPAGIHEIHANLSIGNLGFEEFAAWAHDDPEGIFRHC; encoded by the coding sequence ATGCGAACGTTGCCCGAGGTCACCCGCCGCGATGAATTCGATGCCCTGGTCGTCAGGACCGATCACAGCAGCGAGGAGTCGTGGCAGGCCGTCGCAGCGGCCCTTGCGGAGCCATGGGGTGATGAGCACTACGAACCGCGTGTCCACGTCATCGACGATCCGGCCTGGGGGGAAGCCTCCGTCGACGAGGTGCAAAGGACGCTCGGCGCCGATGAGGACCTGTGCGTCGTCTTCCTTGCCGACCGGGTGACGATGCGGTCCGAGCACCACCCGCTGCTGGCGGTCACCCTGCTGACCCGTGAGGAGTGCGTCGACGACGAGGACTACGAGCGACTGACGGAGTTCGGAGCTGAGTTCCGTACCGTCCCCGCAGGGATCCACGAGATCCACGCGAACCTGAGCATCGGCAACCTGGGCTTCGAGGAGTTCGCGGCATGGGCCCATGACGATCCCGAAGGGATTTTCCGGCACTGCTGA